From the genome of Geobacter sp. SVR, one region includes:
- a CDS encoding HAD family hydrolase, which produces MWVLVFLAVNVFAQSAPLPSWNDTAAKKAIMAFVGRITKEGGPDFVPPAERIAVFDNDGTLWAEQPLYFQVLFAMDRVRALAPQHPEWRDKEPFASLIKGDMTTALAGGEHALLDIVAATHFGMTTEEFERVVKEWLATAKHPKTGRPYTEMIYQPMVELLAFLRANGFKTFIVSGGGVEFMRPWTERIYGIPPEQVVGSSGKLKFEMRGDKPVLVKLPEVDFVDDKEGKPAGIQKFIGRRPIAAFGNSDGDLQMLQWTAAGSGPRLMMLVHHDDAKREWAYDRQSKIGRLDRALDEANARGWAVVSMKGDWRRVFPFEGH; this is translated from the coding sequence CTGTGGGTGCTGGTATTCCTGGCCGTCAATGTTTTCGCCCAGTCCGCCCCCCTCCCCTCCTGGAACGACACTGCCGCGAAAAAGGCGATCATGGCCTTTGTCGGCCGCATAACCAAGGAAGGGGGACCCGATTTCGTGCCGCCGGCCGAACGCATCGCCGTCTTCGACAACGACGGCACTCTCTGGGCCGAGCAGCCGCTGTACTTCCAGGTGCTCTTTGCCATGGACCGTGTGCGGGCACTGGCGCCGCAGCACCCCGAGTGGAGAGATAAGGAACCTTTCGCATCGCTTATCAAGGGTGACATGACGACCGCGCTGGCCGGCGGCGAACATGCCTTGCTCGACATCGTGGCAGCCACCCACTTCGGCATGACGACCGAGGAATTCGAACGGGTGGTCAAGGAGTGGCTCGCCACGGCGAAGCATCCCAAGACCGGCAGACCCTACACCGAAATGATCTACCAGCCGATGGTCGAATTGCTGGCTTTCCTGCGCGCCAACGGCTTCAAGACTTTCATCGTCTCCGGCGGCGGCGTGGAGTTCATGCGCCCGTGGACGGAGCGGATCTACGGCATCCCCCCCGAACAGGTCGTGGGCAGTTCGGGCAAACTGAAATTCGAGATGCGCGGGGATAAGCCGGTGCTGGTGAAACTCCCGGAGGTGGATTTCGTGGACGACAAGGAGGGGAAGCCGGCCGGCATCCAGAAATTCATCGGCCGGCGGCCCATCGCCGCCTTCGGCAACTCGGACGGCGACCTGCAGATGCTGCAGTGGACCGCCGCCGGCAGCGGTCCGCGATTGATGATGCTGGTTCACCACGACGATGCCAAGCGCGAATGGGCCTATGACCGCCAGTCAAAAATCGGCCGCCTGGACCGGGCCCTGGACGAAGCCAATGCCCGGGGCTGGGCCGTGGTGAGCATGAAGGGAGACTGGCGGCGGGTGTTTCCGTTCGAGGGGCACTGA
- a CDS encoding arylsulfatase, whose amino-acid sequence MDRSPWAASSRAGMWASVGGVLAAAVITGTAATAQAADAPKQVKQPNIVVIFGDDIGQSNVSAYSMGVMGYKTPNIDRIAHEGMMFTDYYAEQSCTAGRASFITGQSGLRTGLTKVGLPGATLGLQKEDPTIAELLKPLGYATGQFGKNHLGDRNEFLPTVHGFDEFYGNLYHLNAEEEPELPDYPKDPSFRGKYGPRGVMDCTASDRDDTTVDPRFGKVGKQVCKDTGPLTRKRMETVDDDITNRAVDFIQRQTRSGKPFFVWINTTHMHLRTHTKPESIGQSGRWQSPYHDTMIDHDRNVGTVLKALDDLGIANDTIVVYTTDNGPHMNTWPDAAMTPFRNEKNTNWEGAYRVPAMVRWPGHIKPGQVSNEIVASHDWLPTLLAAAGDPQVADKLLKGHKAGSMTYKVHLDGYNLVPYLTGQTETSPRKSFIYINDDQQMTALRYDNWKLVFLEQRVQGTLRIWAEPFVNLRVPKIFNLRTDPYERADITSNTYYDWLLDHVYLLVPAQDYVGTFLATFKEYPQRQKAASFNLDEVLQKTKGSAGQ is encoded by the coding sequence ATGGATCGATCACCCTGGGCGGCAAGCAGCAGAGCCGGAATGTGGGCGTCGGTGGGAGGCGTGCTGGCGGCAGCGGTCATCACTGGCACGGCCGCAACGGCGCAGGCGGCCGATGCCCCGAAACAGGTCAAACAACCCAACATCGTCGTCATCTTCGGCGACGACATCGGCCAGTCGAACGTCAGCGCCTACTCCATGGGAGTAATGGGCTACAAGACCCCCAATATCGACCGGATCGCCCATGAAGGGATGATGTTCACCGACTATTACGCCGAGCAGAGCTGCACCGCCGGACGGGCCTCGTTCATCACCGGCCAGTCCGGACTGCGCACCGGCCTCACCAAGGTGGGGCTGCCGGGCGCGACGCTCGGCCTGCAGAAGGAAGACCCGACCATAGCAGAACTGCTCAAGCCGCTCGGCTACGCAACCGGGCAGTTCGGGAAGAACCACCTGGGGGATCGCAACGAGTTCCTGCCCACCGTGCACGGCTTCGACGAATTCTATGGCAACCTCTACCATCTGAACGCGGAGGAGGAACCGGAGCTGCCCGATTACCCGAAAGATCCCTCCTTCCGAGGGAAGTATGGTCCGCGCGGCGTCATGGACTGTACGGCCTCGGACAGGGACGACACGACAGTGGACCCGCGCTTCGGAAAAGTCGGCAAACAGGTGTGCAAGGACACCGGACCTCTGACCAGAAAGCGCATGGAAACGGTCGACGACGACATCACCAACCGGGCCGTGGATTTCATCCAGCGGCAGACCAGGTCCGGCAAGCCGTTCTTCGTGTGGATCAATACCACTCACATGCACCTGCGCACCCACACCAAGCCGGAGAGCATCGGCCAGTCCGGACGCTGGCAGAGTCCCTACCACGACACCATGATCGACCACGACAGGAATGTCGGCACGGTGCTCAAGGCCCTGGACGACCTGGGCATCGCCAACGACACTATCGTGGTGTACACCACCGACAACGGCCCCCATATGAACACCTGGCCCGATGCGGCCATGACGCCGTTCCGCAACGAGAAGAACACAAACTGGGAAGGGGCCTACCGCGTGCCGGCCATGGTGCGCTGGCCGGGACATATCAAACCGGGACAGGTTTCCAACGAGATCGTCGCCAGCCACGACTGGCTGCCGACCCTGCTGGCCGCAGCCGGCGATCCGCAGGTGGCGGACAAGCTGCTCAAGGGCCACAAGGCCGGCTCCATGACCTACAAGGTCCACCTGGACGGTTACAACCTGGTGCCGTACCTGACCGGCCAAACGGAAACGAGCCCGAGGAAGTCGTTCATCTACATCAACGACGACCAGCAGATGACGGCACTGCGCTACGACAACTGGAAACTCGTCTTCCTGGAGCAGCGCGTTCAGGGAACCCTCCGCATCTGGGCCGAACCCTTCGTCAACCTGCGCGTGCCGAAGATCTTCAATCTGCGCACCGACCCGTACGAGCGGGCCGACATCACCTCGAACACCTACTACGACTGGCTGCTCGACCATGTCTACCTGCTGGTGCCGGCGCAGGACTACGTAGGCACGTTCCTGGCGACATTCAAGGAGTACCCGCAGCGGCAGAAGGCAGCCTCCTTCAATCTGGATGAAGTCCTGCAGAAGACGAAGGGAAGCGCCGGACAGTAG
- a CDS encoding trigger factor encodes MNWEPIDDTEGYRGLRITAGWQEIAADYEDILDVFGRASVVGFRSARAPRQVIAMRFRRQIIAELARRCGSRLGRKAMREAGADPLGPAEVSDLECAIGQPVRFTLRFRPMPEIALPDLDALLIGDGVPDPRDAISYRLLELVPFTVPDDLVRAELDPERDDTTPGSAGWNATVDRVRLMLILKRIARQEGIEVSEEELNGRIAARAQEFGTSAEALRRELEQGSGTTRLRDMLLAESTLDYLLERQQ; translated from the coding sequence ATGAACTGGGAACCGATCGATGACACAGAGGGGTATCGCGGGCTGCGGATCACTGCCGGGTGGCAGGAGATCGCTGCCGATTACGAGGACATCCTGGATGTCTTTGGCAGGGCTTCCGTGGTGGGCTTCCGCTCGGCCAGGGCTCCCCGCCAGGTCATAGCGATGCGCTTCCGCCGGCAGATCATTGCTGAGCTCGCCCGGCGCTGCGGCAGCCGCCTGGGCAGGAAGGCCATGCGGGAGGCGGGCGCTGATCCCCTGGGGCCGGCCGAGGTCTCGGACCTGGAATGCGCGATCGGGCAGCCGGTCCGTTTCACCCTCCGCTTCCGTCCCATGCCGGAGATTGCGCTGCCGGATCTTGATGCACTTCTTATCGGGGACGGCGTACCGGACCCGCGCGATGCCATCTCGTACCGGCTTCTGGAGCTGGTGCCCTTCACGGTGCCGGACGACCTGGTGCGGGCTGAACTGGACCCGGAGAGGGACGATACAACCCCGGGGAGTGCCGGATGGAACGCCACAGTAGACCGGGTGAGGCTCATGCTGATCCTGAAGCGGATCGCCCGGCAGGAAGGGATCGAGGTGAGCGAGGAGGAGCTGAACGGCCGCATTGCGGCACGGGCGCAGGAGTTCGGCACCTCCGCAGAGGCACTGCGGCGGGAACTGGAACAGGGAAGCGGCACGACGCGGCTGCGGGACATGCTGCTGGCCGAGAGCACGCTGGACTACCTGCTGGAGCGGCAGCAGTAG
- a CDS encoding anaerobic sulfatase maturase, which produces MQDRNRGSDTGQSGRPRQPARLWRGKQLRRMHVMVKPTGARCNLDCTYCYYLSKESLLGRPGQWPMDERVLETFIRQYFAGQNHREVVFSWQGGEPTLLGLDFFRTVVALEKKYCPAHVRCENDLQTNGVLLDDAWCEFLRKENFLVGLSMDGPKHLHDAYRRDTGGQGSFDRVFRAARLLRKHGVNVATLTCVNRLTGRHPLEVYRFLRDELGSQRMQFIPVVEPASFRQVAPQRWDPRFMPVLGSAGARPGSPGSAVEEWSVDPDEWGEFLVRVFDEWYRRDLGSVYVNLFEAAVETWKGHVSPLCIQGPLCGKGLALERDGSVYACDHYVYPEYRLGSILEKPLEEMAYSGRQERFGMAKEGTLTPYCRQCEYLFACFGECPKNRFIKTPGGDPGLNYLCSGWKRYFSHIDPFIGKIVRSLGGSVVKEPRAAAAEH; this is translated from the coding sequence ATGCAGGATCGGAACCGAGGAAGCGATACCGGGCAGTCGGGCCGGCCCCGACAGCCGGCCCGACTGTGGCGGGGAAAACAGCTCCGGCGGATGCATGTCATGGTGAAGCCGACCGGAGCCCGCTGCAACCTGGACTGCACCTACTGCTACTACCTCTCCAAAGAGAGCCTGCTCGGCAGACCCGGGCAATGGCCCATGGACGAACGGGTGCTGGAAACCTTCATCCGGCAGTACTTTGCCGGGCAGAACCACAGGGAGGTGGTTTTCTCCTGGCAAGGGGGGGAACCGACTCTGCTCGGCCTGGACTTCTTCCGCACGGTGGTGGCCCTGGAGAAGAAGTACTGCCCTGCCCATGTCCGCTGCGAAAACGACCTCCAGACCAACGGCGTGCTCCTCGACGATGCCTGGTGCGAATTCCTGCGTAAGGAGAACTTCCTGGTGGGACTGTCCATGGACGGTCCGAAACACCTGCACGATGCCTATCGCCGGGACACAGGCGGGCAGGGAAGCTTCGACCGGGTCTTCCGGGCCGCCCGGCTGCTCAGAAAGCACGGGGTCAACGTCGCCACCCTGACCTGCGTCAACCGCCTGACCGGCCGGCATCCCCTGGAGGTTTACCGCTTCCTGCGGGACGAACTTGGCTCGCAGCGCATGCAGTTCATACCGGTTGTGGAGCCGGCCAGCTTCCGGCAGGTGGCGCCCCAGCGCTGGGACCCGCGCTTCATGCCGGTGCTCGGCAGCGCCGGAGCACGCCCCGGCAGCCCCGGCTCGGCGGTCGAGGAGTGGAGCGTCGATCCCGACGAGTGGGGGGAGTTTCTGGTCCGTGTCTTCGACGAATGGTATCGCAGGGATCTGGGATCGGTCTACGTGAACCTGTTCGAAGCGGCGGTGGAAACCTGGAAGGGGCATGTCTCGCCGCTCTGCATCCAGGGTCCCCTGTGCGGCAAGGGGCTGGCACTGGAGCGCGACGGTTCGGTGTATGCCTGTGACCATTACGTCTATCCCGAGTACCGCCTCGGCAGCATCCTGGAGAAGCCGCTGGAAGAGATGGCCTATTCCGGTCGCCAGGAGCGGTTCGGCATGGCCAAGGAGGGGACCCTCACCCCCTATTGCCGGCAGTGCGAATACCTGTTCGCCTGCTTCGGCGAGTGCCCCAAGAACCGCTTCATCAAAACCCCGGGGGGCGATCCGGGGCTGAACTACCTCTGCAGCGGCTGGAAACGGTATTTTTCGCACATCGATCCCTTCATCGGAAAGATCGTTCGCAGCCTGGGAGGGAGCGTCGTCAAGGAGCCGCGGGCCGCTGCCGCGGAACACTGA
- the ppk2 gene encoding polyphosphate kinase 2 — protein MKNTKGKTKNKKAAAKLTTKTYEKELAKLHAELVKLQEWVKFKGLKVCLVFEGRDGAGKGGAIKAITERVSPRVFRVTALPAPTEKEKSQMYAQRYIAHLPSAGEVVIFDRSWYNRAGVERVMGFCTDEQARRFLEIVPGFEKLMYESGIILLKYWLEVSPEEQTRRLEGRINDGRKIWKLSPMDLESYSHWDDYTKARDEMFAMSDTAWAPWHVARSDDKKRARLNIIAHLLSKIPYEEAPREKVALPDRKVNSEYKSPDYPFKFIPEIY, from the coding sequence ATGAAAAATACAAAGGGCAAAACCAAGAACAAAAAAGCGGCCGCGAAACTCACGACGAAAACCTACGAGAAGGAGTTGGCCAAGCTGCACGCGGAGCTGGTCAAACTCCAGGAATGGGTCAAATTCAAGGGGCTCAAGGTCTGCCTGGTCTTCGAGGGGCGCGACGGCGCCGGCAAGGGGGGCGCAATCAAGGCCATCACCGAGCGGGTGAGTCCGCGGGTTTTCCGCGTGACTGCGCTCCCGGCGCCGACGGAAAAGGAGAAATCGCAGATGTATGCCCAGCGTTACATCGCCCACCTTCCCTCGGCAGGCGAAGTAGTGATCTTCGACCGCAGCTGGTACAACCGGGCCGGGGTCGAGCGGGTGATGGGCTTCTGCACCGACGAGCAGGCCAGGCGCTTTCTGGAGATCGTGCCGGGCTTCGAAAAACTGATGTACGAATCGGGCATCATCCTGCTCAAGTACTGGCTGGAGGTCAGCCCGGAGGAGCAGACCCGCCGGCTGGAGGGGCGCATCAACGACGGCCGCAAGATCTGGAAGCTCTCCCCCATGGACCTCGAATCCTACAGCCACTGGGACGACTACACCAAGGCGCGCGACGAGATGTTCGCCATGTCCGACACTGCCTGGGCTCCCTGGCATGTGGCCAGATCGGACGACAAGAAGCGCGCGCGCCTGAACATTATCGCCCATCTGCTCAGCAAGATCCCTTACGAAGAGGCGCCGCGCGAGAAAGTGGCGCTGCCGGACCGGAAGGTAAATTCCGAATACAAATCTCCCGACTATCCCTTCAAGTTCATTCCCGAAATCTACTGA
- a CDS encoding NAD(P)/FAD-dependent oxidoreductase: MPDRKDPRVVIVGGGFAGIAAARELRNAQARVVVVDRVNHHLFQPLLYQVAGCMLADGDIASPIRELLSSQANTVVALAEVTGFDPVQRHIYLDRFPERPFRYDYLVLAAGVETGYFEHDEWARFAPGMKTLEEGIALRSRILEAFELAELHEVSAVPPDLITFVIVGGGPTGCELAGSFIGMFRETLVREFRRFDPARARVVLVEAGPRLLPSFAPELAEKAHRELERLGVEVRLNSLVESIDAGGVTVGGARIASRTVIWAAGVHGAGVCGLLGGERDRQGRIVVEPDLTVPGHPEIFVAGDAASIRQGNGTLPGVAPVAIQSGQYVGRSILRRLRGEPALPPFEYRDKGNMATIGRGFAIMESGRVRISGHFAKLAWAFLHIWYLMQNENRLIVFLKWTWHYFTRTRGTRLIERSGTPARDATARKDREP; encoded by the coding sequence ATGCCCGATCGCAAAGATCCCCGTGTAGTCATCGTGGGGGGCGGTTTCGCCGGAATCGCTGCAGCCAGGGAACTGCGCAACGCCCAAGCCCGGGTCGTGGTGGTGGATCGGGTAAACCACCATCTGTTTCAGCCGCTGCTCTACCAGGTGGCCGGCTGCATGCTGGCCGACGGAGACATTGCCTCCCCCATCCGCGAACTGCTCTCCTCCCAGGCCAACACGGTCGTAGCCCTTGCGGAAGTGACCGGCTTCGATCCGGTGCAGCGCCACATCTACCTGGACCGTTTTCCCGAGCGCCCCTTCCGGTACGATTACCTGGTGCTGGCAGCAGGGGTGGAGACCGGTTATTTCGAGCATGACGAGTGGGCCCGCTTCGCGCCGGGAATGAAGACGCTCGAAGAGGGCATCGCCCTTCGATCACGGATTCTGGAAGCCTTCGAACTGGCAGAGCTGCACGAGGTCTCCGCCGTGCCGCCGGACCTGATCACTTTCGTCATCGTGGGGGGAGGACCGACAGGGTGCGAACTGGCCGGTTCCTTTATCGGCATGTTCCGGGAAACCCTGGTCAGGGAGTTCAGGCGTTTTGACCCGGCCCGGGCCAGGGTGGTGCTGGTGGAGGCAGGACCCCGGCTGCTCCCCTCGTTCGCTCCGGAGCTGGCGGAAAAGGCGCACCGGGAACTGGAGCGGCTCGGGGTGGAAGTACGGCTCAATTCGTTGGTTGAATCGATCGATGCCGGGGGGGTGACCGTCGGCGGCGCACGGATCGCCAGCCGCACGGTCATATGGGCTGCCGGCGTGCACGGCGCCGGCGTGTGCGGCCTGCTGGGGGGCGAGCGGGACCGCCAGGGGCGGATCGTGGTGGAACCGGACCTGACGGTACCGGGCCACCCGGAAATCTTCGTGGCCGGTGATGCAGCCTCCATCAGGCAAGGAAACGGTACCTTGCCCGGCGTGGCACCGGTGGCCATCCAGAGCGGCCAGTACGTCGGCCGCTCGATCCTGCGCCGGCTGAGGGGGGAACCGGCACTGCCCCCCTTCGAGTACCGCGACAAGGGGAACATGGCCACCATCGGCCGCGGGTTCGCCATCATGGAATCGGGCAGGGTGCGGATCAGCGGTCACTTTGCAAAACTGGCCTGGGCCTTTCTCCACATCTGGTATCTGATGCAGAACGAGAACCGGCTGATAGTCTTCCTGAAATGGACCTGGCACTATTTTACGCGAACCCGGGGAACACGCCTCATAGAACGCAGCGGGACACCCGCGCGGGATGCTACCGCCAGAAAGGATCGGGAACCATGA
- a CDS encoding SulP family inorganic anion transporter gives MPMSRIGTILPIMDWLPRYRKEWLRFDLVAGLTTAAVLIPKAMAYAAIAGLPLVVGLYTSLVMLVVYAVAGTSRLLSVTTTSTIAILAAAILAEAVPGGDEAALLAASATLSFLVGVFLFLGGLLRLGVVANLISDPVLAGFKAGIGLVIVLDQIPKLLGIHIAKNGFFRDIASIVRHLPETSLPTLLLAAAMLALMLGLEHFAPRAPAPLITVAIGIALSAWAGLDSAGISLVGTVQAGLPEFALPDFARAQQLWPAALGIALMSFVETAAAGRAFVRKGDPLPEANRELVATGLGNLAGGFFRIMPGGGGTSQTAVNQGAGARSQVAGVASALVVVATLLFLAPLFGLMPNATLAAVVIVASIGLVSPAEFRSIRHVRTMEFRWALIAAAGVILLGTLKGLLVAVLVSMTALIFNANTHPLLILGRKPGTNVFRPLTPEHPEDETLPGLLLLRPEGAIHFANAHRLGHRLWALIAEFTPKILVLDLSAVPNLEYTALRMLTDGEEKAREAGTTLWLVAMSPEVLAVVRRSVLWERLGRERTFFTLEQAVENYRQQAGRSLHTESHA, from the coding sequence ATGCCCATGAGCAGGATCGGCACGATACTTCCGATTATGGACTGGCTCCCGCGCTACCGGAAAGAGTGGCTCCGCTTCGATCTGGTCGCTGGGCTGACAACGGCGGCGGTGCTCATCCCCAAGGCCATGGCATATGCCGCCATAGCAGGCCTGCCGCTGGTCGTGGGGCTTTATACCTCGCTCGTCATGCTGGTGGTGTACGCCGTGGCCGGAACCTCCCGGCTCCTGAGCGTGACCACCACGTCCACGATTGCCATCCTGGCGGCAGCCATTCTCGCCGAGGCAGTCCCCGGAGGCGACGAGGCAGCCCTGCTGGCTGCGTCGGCCACCCTGTCGTTCCTGGTGGGCGTGTTCCTGTTCCTGGGGGGGCTGCTTCGCCTCGGAGTGGTGGCCAACCTGATTTCCGACCCGGTGCTGGCCGGCTTCAAGGCGGGAATCGGCCTGGTCATCGTGCTTGACCAAATCCCGAAGCTCCTGGGGATACACATCGCCAAAAACGGTTTCTTCCGCGACATTGCTTCGATCGTGCGACACCTGCCGGAAACCTCCCTGCCAACTCTTCTGCTCGCGGCAGCAATGCTGGCTCTCATGCTGGGGCTCGAACATTTTGCGCCGCGGGCGCCTGCGCCGCTGATCACCGTGGCCATCGGCATTGCCCTGTCTGCCTGGGCCGGACTGGACTCTGCCGGGATATCGCTGGTCGGGACCGTCCAGGCGGGATTGCCGGAATTCGCCCTCCCCGACTTTGCTCGGGCGCAGCAGCTCTGGCCGGCGGCCTTGGGCATCGCCCTGATGAGTTTTGTCGAGACGGCTGCCGCGGGGCGCGCCTTCGTGCGCAAGGGGGATCCCCTGCCCGAGGCCAACCGTGAGCTGGTGGCTACCGGACTGGGAAATCTGGCCGGTGGCTTCTTCCGCATCATGCCGGGCGGGGGAGGAACCTCGCAGACGGCAGTTAACCAGGGGGCAGGCGCACGCAGCCAGGTGGCGGGGGTGGCGAGCGCTCTGGTTGTCGTGGCAACGCTGCTTTTCCTGGCACCGCTTTTCGGTCTGATGCCCAATGCGACCCTGGCCGCTGTGGTGATCGTCGCCAGTATCGGCCTGGTGAGCCCGGCCGAGTTCCGGTCCATACGTCATGTCAGGACCATGGAGTTCCGCTGGGCACTCATCGCCGCTGCAGGGGTAATCCTGCTCGGCACCCTGAAAGGGCTCCTGGTGGCGGTGCTGGTGTCGATGACGGCGCTCATCTTCAACGCCAATACCCATCCTCTGCTGATCCTGGGGCGCAAGCCGGGTACCAATGTCTTCCGTCCCCTCACTCCGGAACACCCGGAGGACGAAACGCTCCCCGGCCTGCTGTTGCTGCGCCCGGAGGGGGCGATCCACTTCGCCAATGCTCATCGGCTGGGGCACAGGCTATGGGCGCTCATTGCCGAATTCACGCCGAAGATCCTGGTCCTGGACCTGAGCGCCGTGCCCAATCTGGAGTACACCGCGCTCAGAATGCTGACCGATGGAGAGGAAAAGGCGCGCGAGGCCGGAACCACGCTCTGGCTCGTGGCGATGAGTCCCGAGGTGCTGGCTGTTGTCCGGCGTTCCGTACTGTGGGAGCGGCTGGGACGCGAGCGGACCTTTTTCACGCTGGAACAGGCAGTGGAGAACTATCGACAGCAGGCGGGGCGCTCGCTCCACACAGAATCCCACGCCTGA
- a CDS encoding ATP-dependent 6-phosphofructokinase yields MTEQPDFAIERLGECRFPSPMKKVRFFDDRERIMYHSRFDEIRPYLDQGSAPPTLELAGPRERIFFDPSAIACGIVTCGGLCPGTNNVIRALVLSLHHHYGVRKIYGFRYGFEGLVQRIGHSPLELTPETVDNIGQLGGTILASSRGPQDPAEMLATLEKLKVGILFTIGGDGTLKGAAAVAAEAARRGSPISVIGIPKTIDNDISCVQTTFGFETAVAEAQRAIYAAHTEAAGAKNGIGLVKLMGRDSGFIAAFSSLAGGLVNFCLVPESPFGLDGFLASLRERLEQRSHAVVAVAEGAGQELMGNTGERDASGNVKYGDIGIYLRDSIRKHFTRNGMELNLKYIDPSYIIRSQPANPHDSALCLMFGHNAVHAGMTGRTNMVVGFWNHLFTHVPILQATSRRKRIDPDGWLWSSVLASTGQPREMR; encoded by the coding sequence ATGACCGAGCAACCGGACTTCGCCATCGAACGCCTGGGCGAGTGCCGTTTCCCCTCCCCCATGAAAAAGGTGCGCTTCTTCGACGACCGCGAGCGGATCATGTACCACTCCCGGTTCGACGAGATCAGGCCCTACCTCGATCAAGGGAGTGCACCGCCGACACTGGAGCTGGCAGGGCCGCGGGAGCGGATCTTTTTCGATCCTTCAGCCATCGCCTGCGGTATCGTCACCTGCGGCGGGCTCTGCCCCGGCACCAACAACGTGATCCGCGCCCTGGTGCTGAGTCTCCACCACCATTACGGCGTACGAAAAATCTACGGATTCCGCTACGGCTTCGAAGGACTGGTGCAACGCATCGGACACAGCCCCCTGGAGCTGACCCCCGAAACGGTCGATAACATCGGCCAACTGGGGGGCACGATCCTGGCCTCCTCACGGGGGCCCCAGGACCCGGCCGAGATGCTCGCTACCCTGGAGAAGCTGAAGGTCGGCATCCTCTTCACCATCGGTGGGGACGGCACCCTGAAGGGGGCCGCCGCCGTTGCCGCGGAAGCGGCCCGCCGGGGCAGCCCCATCAGCGTCATCGGTATTCCCAAGACCATCGACAACGACATCTCGTGCGTGCAGACGACCTTTGGCTTCGAAACGGCAGTGGCGGAAGCCCAGCGGGCCATCTACGCAGCCCATACCGAGGCGGCCGGCGCGAAGAACGGCATTGGCCTGGTGAAGCTGATGGGGCGCGACTCCGGTTTCATTGCCGCGTTCTCGAGCCTGGCCGGTGGGCTGGTGAATTTCTGCCTGGTGCCGGAATCCCCCTTCGGCCTGGACGGATTCCTGGCGAGCCTCAGGGAACGGCTGGAGCAGCGGAGCCATGCGGTCGTCGCAGTGGCGGAAGGGGCAGGCCAGGAGCTCATGGGTAACACAGGAGAACGGGACGCCTCCGGGAACGTCAAGTACGGCGACATCGGGATTTATCTCCGCGACTCGATCAGGAAGCACTTTACCCGGAACGGGATGGAGCTGAACCTCAAGTACATCGACCCGAGCTACATCATCCGCAGCCAGCCGGCCAATCCTCACGACTCGGCCCTCTGCCTCATGTTCGGCCACAATGCGGTGCATGCGGGGATGACGGGCCGGACCAACATGGTGGTCGGCTTCTGGAACCACCTGTTTACCCATGTGCCCATCCTTCAGGCCACCAGCCGGAGGAAAAGGATCGATCCGGACGGGTGGCTCTGGAGCAGCGTTCTGGCCTCCACCGGCCAGCCACGGGAGATGCGCTGA
- the fbaA gene encoding class II fructose-bisphosphate aldolase: MPVADFTTYCRMLDRAAENRFAYPAINVTSLTTANAVLKGLAESRCDGIIQISTGGAAFASGTAVKDMALGAISIAEHVHRAAARYPIYVALHTDHCQADKLDAYVLPLVEETERRRAAGLPNLFSSHMFDGSALPLRENLEIAAKLLQRFKSSELILEIEAGVVGGEEDGIRAEASAKLYTTPEDTLEVARRLNEIGGRYLLAATFGNVHGVYKPGSVKLKPSILKDCQDAVIGRYGAAARFHLVFHGGSGSELHEIREALDYGVVKMNIDTDTQYAFTRPIAGHMFTHYNGVLRVDGEVGDKKAYDPRTYLALAETAMAGRVKRAVAELRGEGTTLFKE; encoded by the coding sequence ATGCCGGTTGCCGATTTCACGACTTACTGCCGGATGCTCGACCGGGCAGCTGAGAACCGCTTCGCCTACCCGGCCATCAACGTCACCTCCCTGACCACCGCCAATGCCGTACTGAAGGGGCTGGCCGAGAGCAGATGCGACGGCATCATCCAGATCTCCACCGGTGGTGCCGCCTTTGCCTCGGGAACGGCAGTAAAAGACATGGCCCTGGGGGCCATCTCGATTGCGGAACACGTGCACCGGGCAGCGGCCCGCTACCCCATTTACGTGGCCCTGCACACCGACCACTGCCAGGCGGACAAGCTCGATGCCTATGTCCTGCCGCTGGTGGAGGAGACCGAACGGCGGCGGGCCGCCGGACTGCCCAACCTCTTCAGCAGCCATATGTTCGACGGCAGCGCCCTGCCGCTCAGGGAAAACCTGGAGATCGCCGCCAAGCTGCTGCAGCGCTTCAAAAGCAGCGAACTGATCCTGGAGATCGAGGCGGGGGTGGTGGGAGGAGAGGAGGATGGCATCAGGGCCGAGGCCAGCGCCAAGCTCTACACCACTCCGGAGGATACCCTGGAGGTGGCCCGGCGGCTGAACGAGATCGGCGGCCGCTACCTGCTGGCAGCCACCTTCGGCAATGTCCATGGGGTCTACAAACCCGGTTCGGTCAAGCTCAAACCGTCGATCCTCAAGGACTGCCAGGATGCCGTAATCGGCCGCTACGGGGCCGCAGCACGCTTTCATCTGGTCTTCCACGGCGGTTCCGGCTCCGAGCTGCACGAGATCCGCGAGGCTCTGGACTACGGCGTGGTCAAGATGAACATCGACACCGATACCCAGTACGCCTTTACCCGCCCCATTGCCGGCCATATGTTCACGCACTACAACGGGGTGCTGCGGGTGGACGGCGAGGTGGGGGACAAGAAGGCCTACGATCCCCGCACCTACCTGGCGCTGGCCGAAACCGCCATGGCCGGGCGGGTCAAACGGGCGGTCGCGGAGCTGCGAGGGGAAGGGACGACATTGTTCAAGGAATAG